A single Camelus bactrianus isolate YW-2024 breed Bactrian camel chromosome 1, ASM4877302v1, whole genome shotgun sequence DNA region contains:
- the IL12A gene encoding interleukin-12 subunit alpha isoform X1: MLKEVGKGWRDFGAQKWMSGNGQNRWKVEAGQFSLPLDSLPGLFLMATLVFLIHLDHLSLARSLPTTTAGPGMFQCLSHSQNLLRAVSDTLQKARQTLEFYSCTSEEIDHEDITKDKTSTVEACLPLELATNESCLASRETSLITHGSCLASGKTPFMTTLCLSSIYEDLKMYHMEFQAMNAKLLMDPKRQIFLDQNMLVAIAELMQALNVSSETVPQKPSLEEPDFYKTKIKLCILLHAFRIRAVTIDRMMSYLNSS; encoded by the exons ATGTTGAAGGAGGTTGGAAAGGGGTGGAGGGATTTTGGTGCCCAGAAGTGGATGAGTGGAAATGGCCAGAACAGATGGAAGGTAGAGGCAGGCCAGTTCAGCCTGCCCCTTGATTCCCTTCCAGGCCTCTTCCTCATGGCCACCCTGGTCTTCCTAATTCACCTGGACCACCTCAGTTTGGCCAGGAGCCTCCCCACAACCACAGCGGGCCCAGGAATGTTCCAGTGCCTCAGCCACTCCCAAAACCTGCTCAGGGCCGTCAGCGACACGCTTCAGAAG GCCAGACAAACCCTAGAATTTTACTCTTGCACTTCTGAAGAGATTGACCATGAAGATATCACCAAAGATAAAACCAGCACAGTGGAGGCCTGCTTACCACTGGAATTAGCCACG AATGAGAGTTGCCTGGCTTCCAGAGAGACCTCTTTAATAACT catgGGAGTTGCCTGGCTTCCGGAAAGACCCCTTTTATGACG ACCCTGTGCCTTAGCAGCATCTATGAGGACTTGAAGATGTACCATATGGAGTTCCAGGCCATGAATGCAAAGCTTCTGATGGACCCTAAGAGGCAGATCTTTCTGGATCAGAACATGCTGGTAGCCATTGCTGAGCTGATGCAG GCCCTGAATGTCAGCAGTGAGACTGTGCCACAGAAACCCTCCCTGGAAGAGCCGGATTTTTATAAGACCAAAATCAAGCTCTGCATACTTCTTCATGCCTTCAGAATTCGTGCAGTGACCATCGACAGAATGATGAGCTATCTGAATTCTTCCTAG
- the IL12A gene encoding interleukin-12 subunit alpha isoform X2 encodes MCPPRSLFLMATLVFLIHLDHLSLARSLPTTTAGPGMFQCLSHSQNLLRAVSDTLQKARQTLEFYSCTSEEIDHEDITKDKTSTVEACLPLELATNESCLASRETSLITHGSCLASGKTPFMTTLCLSSIYEDLKMYHMEFQAMNAKLLMDPKRQIFLDQNMLVAIAELMQALNVSSETVPQKPSLEEPDFYKTKIKLCILLHAFRIRAVTIDRMMSYLNSS; translated from the exons ATGTGCCCACCGCGCA GCCTCTTCCTCATGGCCACCCTGGTCTTCCTAATTCACCTGGACCACCTCAGTTTGGCCAGGAGCCTCCCCACAACCACAGCGGGCCCAGGAATGTTCCAGTGCCTCAGCCACTCCCAAAACCTGCTCAGGGCCGTCAGCGACACGCTTCAGAAG GCCAGACAAACCCTAGAATTTTACTCTTGCACTTCTGAAGAGATTGACCATGAAGATATCACCAAAGATAAAACCAGCACAGTGGAGGCCTGCTTACCACTGGAATTAGCCACG AATGAGAGTTGCCTGGCTTCCAGAGAGACCTCTTTAATAACT catgGGAGTTGCCTGGCTTCCGGAAAGACCCCTTTTATGACG ACCCTGTGCCTTAGCAGCATCTATGAGGACTTGAAGATGTACCATATGGAGTTCCAGGCCATGAATGCAAAGCTTCTGATGGACCCTAAGAGGCAGATCTTTCTGGATCAGAACATGCTGGTAGCCATTGCTGAGCTGATGCAG GCCCTGAATGTCAGCAGTGAGACTGTGCCACAGAAACCCTCCCTGGAAGAGCCGGATTTTTATAAGACCAAAATCAAGCTCTGCATACTTCTTCATGCCTTCAGAATTCGTGCAGTGACCATCGACAGAATGATGAGCTATCTGAATTCTTCCTAG